A window of the Alnus glutinosa chromosome 4, dhAlnGlut1.1, whole genome shotgun sequence genome harbors these coding sequences:
- the LOC133866336 gene encoding uncharacterized protein LOC133866336 has protein sequence MKFVNSWAAFLILVLLQQSMKEIGADLISNTCGKTHDSGLCQKSLRSNPRGARARDAKELTHVMYGIVLSSATTTLAQVKKLLTRAKGDALPMCSSIYGRIVNEKVPNAYRNFDSKSYVTAASVMTDVMNQAEACEMVFRSVPDHSKSPITDKNNMVMALSEIASQLTTHLA, from the coding sequence atgaagtTTGTGAACTCATGGGCAGCATTTCTCATACTCGTTCTTCTACAACAATCCATGAAGGAGATTGGAGCAGATTTAATATCAAACACTTGTGGAAAAACACACGACTCTGGTCTGTGCCAAAAGTCCCTTAGATCGAACCCTCGTGGGGCTCGTGCAAGAGATGCCAAAGAGCTAACACATGTCATGTATGGTATTGTGTTGTCTAGTGCCACAACCACTCTTGCCCAAGTGAAGAAATTGCTCACAAGGGCCAAAGGTGATGCCCTTCCCATGTGCTCCAGTATTTATGGCAGAATTGTCAATGAAAAGGTCCCTAATGCCTACAGAAATTTTGATTCCAAGTCTTATGTTACTGCTGCATCTGTTATGACTGATGTCATGAACCAAGCAGAAGCGTGTGAAATGGTGTTCAGAAGTGTACCTGATCATAGTAAATCACCAATAACCGACAAGAACAATATGGTTATGGCCCTAAGTGAGATAGCCTCGCAACTCACAACCCACTTGgcttaa
- the LOC133866337 gene encoding uncharacterized protein LOC133866337 translates to MKFVNSWAAFLILVLLQQSMKEIGADLISNTCGKTHDSGLCQKSLRSDPRGARARDAKELTHVMYGIVLSSATTTLAQVKKLLTRAKGDALPICSSLYGRIVNEKVPNAYRNFDSKSYVTAASVMTDVMNQAEACEMMFESLPDHGKSPITDKNNMVMALSKIASQLTTHLA, encoded by the coding sequence atgaagtTTGTGAACTCATGGGCAGCATTTCTCATACTCGTTCTTCTACAGCAATCCATGAAGGAGATTGGAGCAGATTTAATATCAAACACTTGTGGAAAAACACATGACTCGGGTCTGTGCCAAAAGTCCCTCAGATCGGACCCTCGTGGGGCTCGTGCAAGAGATGCCAAAGAGCTAACACATGTCATGTATGGTATTGTGCTGTCTAGTGCCACAACCACTCTTGCCCAAGTGAAGAAATTGCTCACAAGGGCCAAAGGTGATGCTCTTCCCATATGCTCCAGTCTTTATGGCAGAATTGTCAATGAAAAGGTCCCTAATGCCTACAGAAATTTTGATTCCAAGTCTTATGTTACTGCTGCATCTGTTATGACTGATGTCATGAACCAAGCAGAAGCGTGTGAAATGATGTTCGAAAGTTTACCTGATCATGGAAAATCACCAATAACCGACAAGAACAACATGGTGATGGCCCTGAGTAAGATAGCCTCACAACTCACAACCCACTtggcttaa
- the LOC133865353 gene encoding uncharacterized protein LOC133865353 codes for MAESMCSAMSETDILALKETLQAQQQLLQKLYSELDEEREASASAASETLSMILRLQGEKAAVQMEANQYRRMAEEKMSHAENSLFIFEDLIYQKEMEVASLEFQVQAYRCKFLSMGCTDLGAYDCRFPENMFLQRSDSCKVETDASSNVRRLNSLPPIQLKDPHLKKSNLERELSPIPMSDLIPKILKQNTEHEVNVQNLDFEKKSGNSTGGTFDSYWKQIKKLDGRVKEISDCKVSGRDNSANLKGESLPCSVLPQLSIEKLRAATSGEIISNLEQVKLQEYIQERESIFNSPCSSTVQDIFEVPQSNEICKAYECQKRERSKLILEGENRLGKPDLVSEDTFGLHFKDETDRTKKILLCANYDDKLFKARNEASVDCNMALVQPTTSAAESQAEIQQLCQRIEQLERERNYPRQEISEVGEEELKLLKEIHEQINTIQTELRSWRTKKSPPQDAQSLDILAEAMLYFWL; via the exons ATGGCTGAAAGCATGTGTTCTGCAATGTCGGAAACTGATATTCTAGCTCTAAAGGAAACTCTTCAAGCTCAACAACAACTTCTCCAAAAACTGTACAGCGAGTTGGATGAGGAAAGAGAAGCCTCTGCTTCTGCAGCTAGTGAAACTTTATCCATGATACTGCGTTTGCAAGGAGAGAAGGCTGCTGTACAGATGGAAGCAAATCAATATAGGAGAATGGCAGAAGAAAAGATGTCTCATGCCGAgaattctctttttatttttgaagatctTATATATCAGAAAGAAATGGAAGTTGCATCTCTGGAGTTTCAAGTTCAGGCTTATAGGTGCAAATTTCTTAGCATGGGTTGTACTGATTTGGGTGCCTATGACTGTAGATTTCCAGAGAATATGTTTTTGCAAAGAAGTGATTCATGCAAGGTGGAAACAGATGCTAGTAGCAATGTAAGAAGATTGAACTCTCTGCCTCCAATTCAACTCAAAGATCCCCATCTGAAGAAAAGTAATTTAGAAAGAGAATTATCCCCAATCCCAATGTCCGATTTGATTCCAAAAATATTGAAGCAAAATACAGAACATGAAGttaatgttcaaaacttggatTTTGAGAAGAAATCGGGAAATTCCACTGGTGGAACCTTTGATTCGTATTGGAAGCAGATCAAAAAGTTAGATGGACGAGTGAAAGAGATATCGGATTGTAAAGTTTCTGGTAGAGATAATTCTGCGAACTTGAAGGGTGAGTCACTGCCTTGCTCAGTACTTCCACAACTAAGCATTGAAAAATTACGTGCAGCGACAAGTGGAGAAATTATTTCTAATTTGGAGCAAGTTAAACTTCAGGAATATATACAGGAAAGGGAGTCAATTTTTAATTCTCCTTGCTCCTCAACTGTACAGGATATTTTTGAAGTCCCTCAAAGTAATGAGATTTGTAAAGCATATGAAtgtcaaaagagagagaggagtaaATTGATTTTGGAAGGTGAGAACAGGCTAGGAAAGCCAGATTTGGTCTCTGAGGATACCTTTGGGTTGCATTTTAAAGATGAAACAGACAGGACAAAGAAAATATTGCTATGTGCAAACTATGATGACAAATTATTTAAAGCAAGAAATGAAGCAAGTGTTGACTGCAATATGGCTCTTGTTCAACCGACAACAAGTGCTGCTGAATCTCAAGCAGAGATTCAACAGTTGTGTCAGAGAATAGAgcagcttgagagagagagaaattatcCTAGGCAAGAAATTAGTGAGGTAGGGGAAGAGGAGTTGAAGTTGTTAAAGGAGATACATGAGCAAATTAATACGATACAGACCGAGTTAAGAAGTTGGAGAACTAAGAAATCCCCTCCACAAGATGCACAGTCCCTAGATATTCTTGCTGAG GCAATGCTATACTTTTGGCTTTAA